The window agaacttgaatcaaGGTGACGATTTTTGTTGCCTACATGGATCATGCTCAATGGGCCTCAATGAGTTTGTTTGAGCCCATAACTCTTGGATGAGTCCGTTGAGTAcatccttgaacttctttgctCGTAATCTTGTAACTGGCCCAATTGGTACTTGAACGAGATCCTTCGAAGCAGTGCCTTGATCTCCAtcaaattaaatggaaaagattaagggaaaagagatgcaaacacaagaacaacacacgatgtgttatcaaagaggaaaccaaagctctcggcgtaaaacctctccgcctgTGATaccctaatttgattgattgtgtgatgtgtgtgggtgtgtaatgagtcccacatcggatATTTACTGGTAGATCTAggctttattaataactacaaggaatctcaattgtgactagtccttttgaggtatagcgcagatgtggctagcacttttccttgggtcattacatatggtatcagagccggtcCGGTAACTCCATGTGGGCTCGGAGACACTACTCCATAAAGTGGGCCTTAACAAGGACGTTAAGGATTTAAGTAGGGGAGATtatgatgccccaatttgattgattgtgtgatgtgtgtgggtgtgtgatgaatcccacatcggatatttactaggttgaactgggttttattaacaactacaaggagtttcaattgtgactagtccttttgggGTATCCGGTAACCCCATGTGGGGTCAAAGACACTACCTCACAAAGTGGGCCCCAAcaaggacgttagggatttaagtgggggaaattgtgatgccccaatttgattgattgtgtaatgtgtgtgggtgtgtgatgagtcccacatcagatatttactgggttgaactaggctttattaacaactacaaggtgCTTCAATTATGACTAGTTCTTTTGAGatatagcgcagatgtgactagcgcttttccttgggtcgttacatatggtattagAGCCGGCCTGGCCATcccgtgtgggctcagagacactaccccacaaaatGGACCCTAACGAGGATGTTAGgaatttaagtgggggagattgtgatgccccaatttgattgattgtatgatgtgtgtgggtgtgtgatgagtcccacatcgagtatttactgggttgaactaggttttattaacaactataatGAGTCTCAATtatgactagtccttttgaggtatagcgcaaatgtggctagcgcttttccttgggtcattacatcgccgccctccaagcggtaaacaatccactaaataatgtaattgggatacatgaacagtagaagaccctccaagcctaatctacctaatgtacctaagccctccaaactcctactccaacgagattatgtcgaacctatttcttctttagcttaccgaatttcgctacttgaccatagcatctaccaatatgaaattggtcccttcttaactgcttcccaaataCCAAATGgtcttctcacagatatgggtatggtaagaaaaggttttagtaatgtacctctcaaggaattgacaatggagaggaagagagtagaggaatttaaagagtctctatgtgaagattgtagatgaatcaattttatttttctctagggtttttctctcaaaattctctctggaaactctctaaatatcgtgggtataagggtctatatatagtaaggtgagaaggaatgtgaaaagtcagtttttcctaaACAGGGTGGTCTGGTGACTTGACCTCGTGACTGGGCTGAGTCGCAAGTTCAAGTCGTGAGCTAATggcctggccagcctgggacttttgtcttgtagtgcaatagctggcatgactcttcagctcccttGCATGCTCTACACGTGTGCcaactttggcggcttgccagtcgcgagtcacccgcgagtccaaCCGTGAGTCTttgcatccttgcacaatcttaaacatttctttacactctctcactcactacccttacatgattcccaactaaatacagggttactaattgctaaaatacaagcaaatttggcacgaaataaagccaacaagatgatCGATAAAATTTAACCTTACAGCTGTGAGTACAGAAAGTtcagagaaagaaagagtttAGGTCAAAAATCAACTCTCTCTAGCTACGATTTGAGTTTGGAGGCATAGATTGTGTTTATATGTTAAAACTAGGGTTTTCAAACTCATTTAGAAGGTTTTGAACGTTCCCAAGGGTCTAAAGGTCAAGGCCCATCAAAGAGGGAGGCTTTGAGCCCTAAAAATAGATATTCAGAGGTTCTAAAAATGAGTGTGCATACACATGCTCAGGGCATTCGTACGCATACTTGATTCATAAGTACGCATGCTCCTTAAAAATCCATAATTTTGATTGCTTAATTGGCCCAACTTCAAATGGTCCTAACTTACTCAATATAAGTCCAAATTAggtaaaatttgtatttaaattgAAGTCTAGGATGCCTAATTTCCAATGCAACAAACCACACTCAAAATTTATTTGTGTAGCAAAAGTTATGATCAAAACAGTGAGCAAAGGTCATTTTTCAGTatcattttcaaagcgatttgaACACTTTTGAGTtatgattacttccaaactatcaaaataattttaattaccTTTTGTTGACATATCAAGCTCATCATTGGAACTAAGGACTAAAGTTTATTAATTGGGTACAAAATGAAGTGTTTACAGTGACCCAAACAAGACTACTAGTACTCATATTTTAGTATTAATGCTCTATTTTCGTTTGTTtaagtagaaatttttttcatatgtttattatttggtttttcaaaaaatgcaagTCAACACAAAATAAGCCCAAATAAAGTGGAAAAAGTTTTCCAACACATTACATACTCAACGTATTATCACAAATAAACTACacacttaaaaataataattaaaaaaaaaaattattggtaatttctctctcttcacctCATTTGTCGTTAGAGATCAACTATTGACTTTTTTTCTAAAAgaccttttttttctcaaactaGTGGCTTTGTTAACTTAATTATTTGCATAAATTTTGAACTTGAGGTTTGTCTTCTCATTTGAAGCTcacaaatgaccaaaaatatgGGAAATTTTTTCCCATTTGAGGTTTATTTGTGAATGAAAGTTTTTGTTCATTCAATTATTTGGAATTATCAgaattattaatgaattttcgtatgaaatttttttttagaagtttcaTAAGGCATTTTTAAGGTAacaaccaacaacaaaaaaccaaCTCATTTTTCTAGGAACACTTACCATCAAAACAAACATAACGTATAACGTATAATAGTGATATATGAAGCCAATAAAAATGTGCAGATACAGTAACTAAATTAGGTACTGAACAAATCTGTGATTATGTGGTTTTTAATAACCCACTATCTATGGTGAAATTCCGTTGATATTTTATAAAGTTTAGCTCTTTAGTACTTATCGGtttgtatattatatatttacaccctatttaccaaaaaaaaaatgtaatttcccattctaaatttctttttttaaaggttcCATTTTTCTTGTTTGACTCTTCAAACTATGCCCTTGAAAATAAGTATTGAAACTagaattatgtataaaaaaaataaaaacgcaGGCCTTTTAAGTAATTAAGTAGTTGCTAAGGGATCCAGCTGCAATAAACTATTTTACGCGTCAGataccaaaataaatatttggcACTCCCCACAACGAGGGAAAGAAAGGAGGCAggtagtgagagagagagagagagaaaacgtgaaaaactttctctctctaaatctaaaaaaaaaaaaaaaaaaatttatacacaaAAACCGAAAGAACCGCTCTCTGActctcctcttctctctctctctctctcgcttcTCTAACACATTCTCGTTTTCTCACATTCAACAGCACAAGGCCAGACTTTCACTGTAAGTCTCTATCTTTTAGCTTAATCTTTTTCTACATTATTTACTATGTTttcctcaaaaaattaaaaaaaaaaagtcttcaaGTCCCTTTTGTTTCTGGCGGGAATGAAGGttttgcattgttttgtttgattttttcacattttttttgtttgatttttcttgTTAATGGGTTTGTGGATTTGTTTAGTTTAATGGGTATTTTTTGCTTATTGTTAAGTATTGCTAGTGACAGTGTTGTATTGGTTTTGTGCTTGTGTTGTACGTGTGGCCCTTTTGAATGGATCCCCAAAAAATACAACTTTCTAGGGTTTCTGTTTGGTCTTTTGCATATgggtctcttttttctttcttggttaGCTAAGACGATTGGTCAAAAACAAAGATGATTGGATTTTGAGTACTGGGTTTTGTGTTGTTTCACGTTTTTTATGAGATTTAGAGTACTAGTTTATGTTGTTGTAGCGAAATTTAACATTATTGGGTTTCTCTGTTTTTTGCTATTGCATTTTTGTAGCTTTGTACATTGCTTATATTACTGAATTAATGCAATTATGTTTTAAAGGTTGTTGTAAAACtctttctgggtttgtgttacTGGAAGTGgtttagtttctttcttttttggtttttgagttattttattAGCATAGACATTACTAcatgtgtttttttaatccaattgACATGAGTCATGGTTGCTTAATGGGTCATattgaaattatgttttgatGTGTACTATGTAGGAGGTGAAGTTGtcatattttggttttttgtttaatgcTTTTGGTCTCTTCTTAGTCTTTGCACTTGACTAACAATTGGGGAAAGGAAAATAAGATAGGAAATTCACATCTTATTTAGTATTAATGCTGTTTTCGTTTTTCAAGGACGTGAGAGAAAAACACTTACCCCAAGTAAATAAACCATGTTTGGGGTggtttctgttttcttttcatACATTTCATACGCAACCAAATGCAATGCTTGGATTTATGTGTTGTTACATTTCTCCTAATTGTTAATGTAATTTAAGAATGGTAACAATTATGTTACTTAGGAGGTTGTTCTAAATCTCTATGTATTTGTGATTGATACAGGAGTTGAGTACCACATATTCTGGGTCCTTGTGTGGGTTCTTCTTCCTGGTGGTGTACTGAGTTCTCACGATGCCCCTATTGAAAAAGAAGCAATTTTCCTTGGCAGAACCACCTAAGGATTTAGATCCTTGTGAGCTTGTTTACCAAGTTCGTTTCACAAAAGAGATATTTAGGGATTATCAGTATCCTTTTTTTCCGtaaatcttgaaatttattttaagtttttttcccTCTACACTCCATTTGGTTATGAACAAAAGCAgctacaagaaaaaaataataataacaattttggTTATATTGCTTTCTCCTGATTGGTATTGATTGCATGAAAACCTCAACTCATTGGAGCCTGGTAGTTCTATTAGACTCTGTTGAGTAGAGTTGTTGGGTTGGAAAACTTaaaatcaaaaatttaaataattgcaGCAACCAGATGGTGTCACAAGGCATTGCCATTTTTTTCTACCTTAACCTATATCAGGGAATATTTGAACCGTATAAATTTGTATCGCCAGAGAGTTTGGGTTTGTAAAGTCACTGGGAAAACTAGCTTGACTTATGAGGAGGCTTTGGTATCAGAAAAGCGGGCAGGGGAGAAGGTTCAACAGTTTCCCAAAGAACTTATGGCACCTGTGTTACGTATCATCCAATACAGTATGTACTTGCTTACCACTGTGATGATTAAAAATTTGTTGCTTAAATTGATGTGTTACCCAGCTTTTTCCTTTTACTGTCATTTTAGTTACTAGTAGTGCCATTTGTTTTTCAAATGATGTAGCATTTAGTGATTTTCTGTTGTGCTCTAATTGAATGATTCATAAATCTGGTAACATTTTAAGATTAGATATGCTGTGGGTGTATCTATATTAGTTTTTGTGTATGATCATCAATTGAATTATGAAGTGTATACATAAATCATTGCCAGCTTTAGGGGGCTGTTTGGTTCACAGAGTTTACGATCTCCATGAAGGATAAAAACACAAGCAACTGATTTTGAGGTCTCTTTACAAGTGGATGACTGTTTTGAGCAGTATCCAATTGTGTTCTTTTCTTCAATTCCTAGACATTCTGAATTTGAGATTGTAATTTTTTAGTAGGTCAATGCACATATTGTGTCTtttgaattaaattattgtATTGTCTATATGTATGTGGTGTGTAGCTGATTGCAATGATGTGCCCTTGTTTAGGTGGCAGCTGGAAATGGGTCTATTGTTAAATTTTTCTATACCAAATAGGGACTCAAGAATATTTTGATTGTTGATGGACACAACTATCAtttatcatataaaaaatactGAAGATTATATATTtcagacattttttttataaataatagtgATTTAATTAGGAAATTATAAATACAATCagtaaaaaaaagtacaacTAAAGATTATCTACAAAATTTTAGGAGATGTAAAAACTTTAGAAAGAAGGGACTTGGACACCATCACAAGCCAACGTCCAGTCATACAGAGATCTCAATTTTAAAGATTTAAGCTCAAGAGTAGAAAGCTCAttatactataaataaataagtagaaaGCTCAATAACGTTAAATGTCTGGTTACTCCTCTCTCTAAATAATCCACATAAATGTTCTAAAGTTTGGCAATTCATGTCAATGTTCTAAAGTCAGCAAACATTAGGTTTAGTGATCTCTACCTAGAATTTGTATGTTTGAAGGTAAATTTATATaacaattttaacaattttgtcATGTTGAATATTActtgttcttttcttcttttttttggataggtaagataaactatcattttaaaaaacacTACTTCATGGAAAAAGAACATGAGGTATCCAAAATATTACTTGTTCATCAAACTCACGAATCTTATTTATTGAGttttattgttttcattatttttatggtataaACTATGACAAGGTGATAGGCAAGCTTGATATTTAGTGCTTCTTTTGTGGTATGAACTATCAAGCTTGATGTCTGTTTTCACATTAATAATTGATTTTCATAACAACTTAAGCTTTTCAATGGATTGAGATGGTACTATTAAGAGAGAACAATgcaataaatagaaaattttagttggacattagtagtactaggatgggtgacctggGAAGTCCTTCTGTTGCaaccctttcttttcttatcaaataaataaaattagtgcTTTATTTAttccacaaaataaaagatgtatttatatatatatatatatatgagatgtaatttaccattcaaCAATAACCAAAGGTTATTGCTCATTTAACtctataaaaaatgtaaaatatgttTGCCTTTATGGTTTGTAAATCCTTTTAATGGTTTGaatcaataaataattttactaaaatatataaaattggtgATGTCTTATCAATCTTGTTCAGGCAGCCACCCTCTCATAATTTATCCCTATTTTATCATGATTTTTAACTCTTGAATGGTCTCATAGGTTTTCAACAACATGGATGTATGACTGTAACCCCATAAGTTGAGAAAACTGATTCTTGCACATCTAGTGAGTGAGTTCTAACTTCTAATTGAACGTGTGTTGAACTTTGATATTGGCTATGGTTTGGTCGGTTGAAGTAATTTTTCAATGAGGTTAAATTAAATTGTTTGGTTCAAGGTGTCCAAATATTTGCTTCTAATTGGGTGTCTATGTCTTGATTAAAATCAAAAGTTTTGATGTTcaacaaattttgtaatttgtaggaatgttgcttctttttttcttgcttgCTTTTCATATATTATAACTGTGAATAATCTCATCTAATGAAACATCATCCAAGTAGATGGTGATTGTCTGACCATGTTGTCTCATTTCTCTGTGGCAAGAAGAGAAATGGCtttactcatcaaaaaaaagaagagaggtaTGGCTTAGGGAGGTGGTTgatgtatactttttttttggaaaggttCTTGTGGAAGAATTAAGAATGGTCTCATTTCGAATGTGGCTTGATTTTTATTTCAAGTTTGTTGTTGGTCATCAGTTAATGTGTTCCTTTCAAGTTGTTATTTGCTTCCTAGTGGCAATTCAGAGGCAGTTCTATATCTCCTGATCTTTTGTTTTTGCAGGTATGCTTTCACTGAAGGATCTTGCCATAACAATAGCTGAAAAGCTGCAGAAACACTTGTTTGTAGGTGCTGAATTGTATGGAAGGAAGGAAAATGGTGTATTTGCATGCAAAATAACAAAAGTTCTAGATGAGGATCCTGAAAAAATCCAATATGAGGTGGCATGGCTTGACAAAAATAAGAAAGTAATGGAACATTCATTAGTAAGTCGAGAAGATTTAATACAGAAGAAGGTGCTCTTTAGTAGAAATGTTTTGAAGTCTTTTATTCGGGACTCTACATACCGAAGTGCTCCTTGGGTCATTCATGATAAACTGGCACAAAATCATGGAATTTCAACTGACCTTCCGGAGGAGTTAAGAGACCAAGTTTTCTTCAAGGATGGACTACTAGTATGCAATAAGAAGCGAAGGAAAATTGAGGAAGATGGAAAAATTGAGAAGGTAATATCTATAActtgaatactttttttttccccttttattgGATGAAGTTATGAATTGTCATTCTCATATTTATCATATTCACTATTCAGGAAgctggaaaaaataaaaggaagaaaatggaAGGTGAGAGATTTGATGGCTCAACCATACTTTCTCGTGTAATGCTTTTGAGATCACAAGTCTAACAAAGTTTCATTTTGTCTTATTTTTACTGCCCTCCTGAATTTGTAGGAGATGATGAGTCAATGAAAGAACCAATTAAGTATCCTATCGATGACCTGTTGGTGCAGCCTGGTGCAGATGATCCAGTTTTTACTGACCGCCCTTCTCCATCAAGGGACTTCAATGTTCCGCTTCATTGTGTTGGGGATCTATTAAtggtttgggatttttgttcGTCATTTGGTAGGCTGTTGCGCTTGTGGCCATTCtctcttgaagattttgaaAATGCAATCTGCCACAAAGACAGAAATGTGATACTCCTTGTGGAAACTCATTCAGCTCTTTTCCGATTGCTCATAAAAGACAATGATGAATATTTATTGGCTGCAcggaaaagaaatcaaaatcaaaaattaaaggTTGGCATCCTATTTATActttcatttttgtattttgctttcttttcaGCCCCTTTTTTTGTGTCAGGTGGGGTGGGGGTTGAACCAAGCtagaaatatttgttttttccccttatcTTATCCCGTTTTGTGATTGACTTTCCATTTCAGATTACGCTGATCAATTGGACTGAGTATTTGTgtgattttttggaaataaccaAACTTCCTGAATCAAATTTTAGAGCAACTATTAAGCGGGGGCATTATGGCCTTTTAGATGCTCATGCTAAACTTGGAATCTTAAAAGAATTGGTTAACCTAGCACTTCAAACAGATATTTTTAGGGAGAAGTTGGATAATCTTATTGAAGAGCGGCAGGAAATTGGGGCCACAAAAAGGGGGGAAGCATTAGAAAAAGCCAGAAAGAAAAGGGAGGAAAAGGAACAGTTGAAGGCTGAGGCTGACTCCAATGGAGTAATGGATCAACAATTTTTGG of the Quercus robur chromosome 10, dhQueRobu3.1, whole genome shotgun sequence genome contains:
- the LOC126701749 gene encoding uncharacterized protein LOC126701749, whose translation is MPLLKKKQFSLAEPPKDLDPCELVYQVRFTKEIFRDYQEYLNRINLYRQRVWVCKVTGKTSLTYEEALVSEKRAGEKVQQFPKELMAPVLRIIQYSMLSLKDLAITIAEKLQKHLFVGAELYGRKENGVFACKITKVLDEDPEKIQYEVAWLDKNKKVMEHSLVSREDLIQKKVLFSRNVLKSFIRDSTYRSAPWVIHDKLAQNHGISTDLPEELRDQVFFKDGLLVCNKKRRKIEEDGKIEKEAGKNKRKKMEGDDESMKEPIKYPIDDLLVQPGADDPVFTDRPSPSRDFNVPLHCVGDLLMVWDFCSSFGRLLRLWPFSLEDFENAICHKDRNVILLVETHSALFRLLIKDNDEYLLAARKRNQNQKLKITLINWTEYLCDFLEITKLPESNFRATIKRGHYGLLDAHAKLGILKELVNLALQTDIFREKLDNLIEERQEIGATKRGEALEKARKKREEKEQLKAEADSNGVMDQQFLESVESVAENDNHSNQNGHMEKKRNGKILSSQQGNASENCEDKLANTTSKKKAKKLNLDVEVQPDNGKDSSRKEGLKYLKDDKKEGTEKRDKEHRREFYEREMEKRVICRNPLGKDRFYNRYLWFPRDGRIFIESSDSKEWGYYSSKEELDVLMGSLNIKGEREWALKKQLEKFYGKICMELQKRSKELAHKIATEEAVLRRSTRVRAPPRENPANAFLRYVNKWKED